A portion of the Mus pahari chromosome 17, PAHARI_EIJ_v1.1, whole genome shotgun sequence genome contains these proteins:
- the Prr5 gene encoding proline-rich protein 5 isoform X3, which produces MVILRDKIRFYEGQKLLDSLAETWDFFFSDVLPTLQAIFYPVQGKEPSVRQLALLHFRNTITLSVKLEDALARSHARVPPAIAQMLLVLQGVHESRGVTEDYLRLETLIQKVVSPYLGTYGLYSNEGPCTHSCILEKRFLRRSRSGDILAKNPVVRSKSYNTPLLNPVAEHEAEGTAASGTSIRRHSVSEMTSCPEPQGFVGTPGQGPSGTFRSSPTPHSGPCPSRLYPPAHSPEQGPGHGSPPTSSPETLVDQILESVDSDSEGIFIDFGRGSRSSVSDFEAPGGRPSVV; this is translated from the exons ATGGTGATCCTTCGTGACAAAATTCGCTTCTACGAGG GACAGAAGCTGCTGGACTCGCTGGCGGAGACCTGGGATTTCTTCTTCAGCGATGTGCTGCCAACCCTGCAGGCCATCTTCTACCCTGTGCAG GGCAAGGAGCCGTCCGTGCGCCAGCTTGCCCTGCTGCATTTCCGGAACACCATCACCCTCAGCGTGAAGCTGGAGGACGCGCTGGCCCGCTCCCACGCGCGTGTCCCCCCTGCCATCGCACAGATGCTTCTGGTACTGCAG GGAGTACACGAGTCCAGGGGTGTGACTGAAGACTACCTGCGCCTCGAGACATTGATCCAGAAGGTGGTGTCGCCATACCTGGGCACCTATGGCCTCTACTCCAATGAAGGGCCTTGTACCCATTCCTGTATCCTCG AGAAACGGTTCCTACGCCGCTCCCGCTCTGGGGATATCCTAGCCAAGAACCCAGTGGTGCGCTCCAAAAGCTACAATACTCCCCTGCTCAATCCTGTGGCTGAGCATGAAGCAGAAGGCACAGCAGCCAGCGGCACGAGCATCCGCAGACACTCAGTCTCCGAGATGACATCTTGTCCGGAGCCCCAAGGCTTTGTGGGCACGCCTGGCCAGGGCCCTTCAGGGACCTTCAGGTCTTCTCCAACACCCCACTCAGGGCCTTGCCCCAGCAGACTATACCCCCCTGCCCATTCCCCTGAACAGGGCCCAGGCCATggctccccacccacctccagccCAGAGACACTTGTGGACCAGATCCTGGAGTCCGTGGACTCAGACTCTGAAGGGATATTCATTGACTTTGGGCGGGGTAGTCGCTCCAGTGTGTCTGACTTTGAGGCACCAGGCGGCCGGCCAAGTGTTGTGTGA
- the Prr5 gene encoding proline-rich protein 5 isoform X2, which yields MSSPSLSDLGKREPGAAGTDERGTQQRRACANATWNSIHNGVIAVFQRKGLPDQELFILNEGVRQLLKTELGSFFTEYLQNQLLTKGMVILRDKIRFYEGQKLLDSLAETWDFFFSDVLPTLQAIFYPVQGKEPSVRQLALLHFRNTITLSVKLEDALARSHARVPPAIAQMLLVLQGVHESRGVTEDYLRLETLIQKVVSPYLGTYGLYSNEGPCTHSCILEKRFLRRSRSGDILAKNPVVRSKSYNTPLLNPVAEHEAEGTAASGTSIRRHSVSEMTSCPEPQGFVGTPGQGPSGTFRSSPTPHSGPCPSRLYPPAHSPEQGPGHGSPPTSSPETLVDQILESVDSDSEGIFIDFGRGSRSSVSDFEAPGGRPSVV from the exons TATCCATAACGGAGTGATCGCGGTCTTCCAGCGCAAGGGGCTGCCCGACCAGGAACTCTTCATCCTCAACGAGGGTGTCCG GCAGCTGCTGAAGACGGAGCTGGGGTCGTTCTTCACTGAGTACCTGCAG AACCAGCTGCTCACAAAGGGCATGGTGATCCTTCGTGACAAAATTCGCTTCTACGAGG GACAGAAGCTGCTGGACTCGCTGGCGGAGACCTGGGATTTCTTCTTCAGCGATGTGCTGCCAACCCTGCAGGCCATCTTCTACCCTGTGCAG GGCAAGGAGCCGTCCGTGCGCCAGCTTGCCCTGCTGCATTTCCGGAACACCATCACCCTCAGCGTGAAGCTGGAGGACGCGCTGGCCCGCTCCCACGCGCGTGTCCCCCCTGCCATCGCACAGATGCTTCTGGTACTGCAG GGAGTACACGAGTCCAGGGGTGTGACTGAAGACTACCTGCGCCTCGAGACATTGATCCAGAAGGTGGTGTCGCCATACCTGGGCACCTATGGCCTCTACTCCAATGAAGGGCCTTGTACCCATTCCTGTATCCTCG AGAAACGGTTCCTACGCCGCTCCCGCTCTGGGGATATCCTAGCCAAGAACCCAGTGGTGCGCTCCAAAAGCTACAATACTCCCCTGCTCAATCCTGTGGCTGAGCATGAAGCAGAAGGCACAGCAGCCAGCGGCACGAGCATCCGCAGACACTCAGTCTCCGAGATGACATCTTGTCCGGAGCCCCAAGGCTTTGTGGGCACGCCTGGCCAGGGCCCTTCAGGGACCTTCAGGTCTTCTCCAACACCCCACTCAGGGCCTTGCCCCAGCAGACTATACCCCCCTGCCCATTCCCCTGAACAGGGCCCAGGCCATggctccccacccacctccagccCAGAGACACTTGTGGACCAGATCCTGGAGTCCGTGGACTCAGACTCTGAAGGGATATTCATTGACTTTGGGCGGGGTAGTCGCTCCAGTGTGTCTGACTTTGAGGCACCAGGCGGCCGGCCAAGTGTTGTGTGA